The following proteins come from a genomic window of Corynebacterium sp. P4-C1:
- a CDS encoding acetyl-CoA C-acetyltransferase, with protein sequence MSMNQPRKVAILGGNRIPFARSNKEYANASNQDMLTSALNGLVARYGLQDKELGLVVGGAVLKHARDFNLVRESVLGSELASTTPAFDVQHACGTSLTSAIQVADAIALGRIENGIACGADTTSDAPLAVNDTLRKTLIRLSTAKSAKDQLKLVGSIRPNQLAPEQPQNGEPRTGLSMGEHAAITAREMEITREAQDELAATSHQNLAKAYDEGFFNDLMTPFLGVNRDTNLRPDSSVEKLAKLKPVFGKKDAEQHGGTATMTAGNSTPLTDGAAAVLLGSEEWAKEQNLPVQAYIVDSELAAVDFVSGKDGLLMAPTYAVPRLLERNGLTLQDFDFYEIHEAFASQVLATLKAWEDETYCRERLGLDAPLGSIDRSKLNVKGSSLAAGHPFAATGARILASAAKTLEQNGGGRTLISICAAGGQGVVAIIER encoded by the coding sequence ATAAGCATGAATCAACCCCGCAAAGTAGCCATCCTCGGCGGAAACCGTATCCCGTTCGCGCGTTCCAACAAGGAGTACGCGAACGCCTCTAACCAGGACATGCTGACCTCGGCCCTCAACGGCCTGGTCGCCCGCTATGGCCTGCAGGACAAGGAACTCGGTCTCGTTGTCGGTGGCGCAGTGCTCAAACACGCGCGCGATTTCAACCTCGTCCGCGAGTCCGTGCTCGGCTCCGAGCTGGCGTCCACGACCCCGGCATTCGACGTGCAGCACGCCTGCGGCACGTCTCTGACTTCCGCGATCCAGGTCGCGGACGCAATTGCTCTCGGCCGCATCGAGAACGGCATCGCCTGCGGCGCGGACACCACCTCGGACGCGCCGCTGGCCGTCAACGACACCCTTCGCAAGACCCTGATCCGTCTGTCCACCGCGAAGTCCGCTAAGGACCAGCTGAAGCTCGTCGGCTCCATCCGTCCGAACCAGCTGGCGCCGGAGCAGCCGCAGAACGGCGAGCCGCGGACCGGCCTGTCTATGGGTGAACACGCAGCTATCACCGCACGCGAGATGGAGATCACCCGTGAGGCACAGGACGAACTGGCGGCGACCTCCCACCAGAACCTGGCCAAGGCGTACGACGAAGGCTTCTTCAACGACCTGATGACCCCGTTCTTGGGTGTCAACCGCGACACCAACCTGCGCCCTGACTCTTCTGTGGAGAAGCTGGCCAAGCTCAAGCCGGTCTTCGGCAAGAAGGACGCGGAGCAGCACGGCGGCACCGCCACGATGACGGCGGGCAACTCGACCCCGCTCACCGACGGCGCGGCGGCTGTCCTCCTCGGCTCCGAGGAGTGGGCCAAGGAGCAGAACCTGCCGGTCCAGGCGTACATCGTCGATTCCGAGCTCGCCGCAGTCGACTTCGTGTCCGGCAAGGACGGCCTGCTCATGGCTCCAACCTATGCCGTCCCGCGCCTGCTCGAGCGCAACGGCCTGACCCTCCAGGACTTCGACTTCTACGAGATCCACGAGGCATTCGCCTCCCAGGTGCTGGCCACTCTCAAGGCGTGGGAGGACGAGACCTACTGCCGCGAGCGCCTCGGACTCGACGCCCCGCTGGGTTCCATCGATCGCTCCAAGCTCAACGTCAAGGGCTCCTCGCTGGCAGCCGGCCACCCGTTCGCGGCGACCGGCGCGCGCATCCTCGCATCCGCCGCGAAGA